In Passer domesticus isolate bPasDom1 chromosome 32, bPasDom1.hap1, whole genome shotgun sequence, the following are encoded in one genomic region:
- the RPS27 gene encoding small ribosomal subunit protein eS27, translated as MPLAKDLLHPSPEEEKRKHKKKRLVQSPNSYFMDVKCPGCYKITTVFSHAQTVVLCVGCSTVLCQPTGGKARLTEGCSFRRKQH; from the exons atgccC CTCGCCAAGGACCTGCTGCACCCGTCTCCCGAGGAGGAGAAGCGCAAGCACAAGAAGAAGCGGCTGGTGCAGAGCCCCAACTCCTACTTCATGGACGTCAAGTGCCCCG GCTGTTACAAGATCACCACCGTGTTCAGCCATGCCCAGACCGTGGTGCTCTGCGTGGGCTGCTCCACCGTGCTGTGCCAGCCCACGGGGGGCAAGGCCCGGCTCACCGAGG GCTGCTCGTTCCGGCGGAAGCAGCACTGA
- the RAB13 gene encoding ras-related protein Rab-13 isoform X2: MLGVAYKNVTSRCRCCDVTGAWRHSGGRGRRQAPPGGPGRSRWRRAVAGAMAKAYDHLFKLLLIGDSGVGKTCLVIRFAEDNFSSTYISTIGIDFKIRTVDIDGKKIKLQVWDTAGQERFKTITTAYYRGAVGIVLVYDITDEKSFENIQNWMKSIKENASAGVERLLLGNKCDMEGRRKVQRDAAEKGVALAQLAREHGIRFFETSAKSSQNVEEAFRTLARDILHKSFRKAPPGSSSRALLEPGPPRKAGGRCSLG; encoded by the exons ATGTTGGGAGTGGCATATAAAAATGTGACGTCACGGTGCCGGTGTTGTGACGTCACTGGGGCGTGGCGTCAcagcggggggcggggccgcagGCAGGCCCCGCCCGGGGGGCCGGGCCGGTCCCGGTGGCGGCGGGCGGTGGCGGGGGCCATGGCCAAGGCCTACGACCACCTCTTCAAGCTGCTGCTGATCGGGGACAGCGGCGTGGGCAAGACTTGCCTCGTCATCCGCTTCGCCGAGGACAACTTCAGCAGCACCTACATCTCCACCATCG gGATCGATTTCAAGATCCGCACTGTGGATATCGATGGCAAGAAGATCAAGCTGCAGGTCTG GGACACGGCGGGACAGGAGCGCTTCAAAACCATCACCACGGCCTATTACCGCGGAGCCGTG GGCATCGTGCTGGTGTACGACATCACGGACGAGAAATCCTTCGAGAACATCCAGAACTGGATGAAAAGCATCAAGGAG aaCGCCTCGGCCGGGGTCGagcggctcctcctgggcaacAAGTGCGacatggaggggaggaggaaagtGCAGCGGGACGCGGCCGAGAAG ggggtggCGCTCGCTCAGCTGGCCAGGGAACACGGGATTCGCTTCTTCGAGACCAGCGCCAAGTCCAGCCAGAACGTGGAGGAG GCTTTCCGCACGCTGGCGCGGGACATCCTGCACAAATCCTTCCGCAAAGCC ccccccggcagcagcagcagggccctgctggagcCCGGCCCCCCCCGGAAGGCCGGCGGGAGGTGCTCGCTGGGGTAG
- the CTSS gene encoding LOW QUALITY PROTEIN: cathepsin S (The sequence of the model RefSeq protein was modified relative to this genomic sequence to represent the inferred CDS: deleted 2 bases in 2 codons), whose protein sequence is MRSALSVPHSLISWLVISAPGAPNPGVPAPGALRIRPRTPSRPLPGAGAAPGDRICQRGVNPGSEPSAPALDPGMEPLAPATLLALLLLALGHPDPALDRHWQLWKKSYGKEYHPQEEFLRRLTWEKNLWLVTLHNLEHSLGLRSYTLGMNHLGDMTSEEVAASLTGLQLHPRPRRNSAPPAALRPLGAVPAALDWRDKGCVTEVKNQGACGSCWAFSAVGALEAQVKLKTGNLVSLSAQNLVDCSGMYGNKGCAGGFMTGAFQYIIDNGGIESDESYPYTAQNGTCHYNASARAASCSRFLELPAGDEAALRDAVATVGPVAVAIDATRPSFFLYRSGVFDDPQCSQEVNHGVLVVGYGSLDNKEYWLVKNSWGVHFGDAGYIRMARNASNLCGIASYASYPLI, encoded by the exons ATGCGATCGGCACTTTCGGTTCCTCATTCCCTCATTTCCTGGCTCGTGATTTCTGCCCCCGGCGCCCCAAATCCCGGCGTGCCGGCACCGGGAGCGCTCCGGATCCGACCCCGGaccccctcccggcccctccctggtgctggagcagctcctggag ACCGGATTTGTCAGCGAGGGGTCAATCCCGGCTCCGAGCCCTCGGCTCCTGCTCTGGATCCCGGGATGGAGCCGCTGGCTCCTGCcaccctgctggccctgctgctgctggccctgggacACCCCGACCCCGCGCTGGACCggcactggcagctctggaAAAAATCCTACGGGAAGGAATATCACCCCCAG gaggaGTTTCTCCGTCGCCTGACGTGGGAGAAGAACCTGTGGCTGGTGACCCTGCACAACCTGGAGCACTCCCTGGGGCTGCGCTCCTACACGCTGGGCATGAACCACCTGGGGGACATG ACCAGCGAGGAGGTGGCGGCCTCGCTGACGGGGCTCCAGCTGCATCCCCGTCCCCGCCGGAATTCCGCGCCCCCGGCCGCGCTCCGGCCGCTGGGCGCCGTCCCCGCGGCGCTGGACTGGCGG GACAAGGGCTGCGTGACCGAGGTGAAGAACCAG GGCGCCTGCGGATCCTGCTGGGCCTTCAGCGCCGTGGGAGCGCTGGAAGCGCAGGTGAAGCTGAAAACCGGGAATTTGGTGTCGCTGAGCGCCCAGAACCTGGTGGATTGCTCCGGGATGTACGGGAACAAGGGCTGTGCC GGGGGGTTCATGACGGGGGCGTTCCAGTACATCATCGACAACGGCGGCATCGAGTCCGACGAGTCCTATCCCTACACGGCCCAG AACGGGACGTGCCACTACAACGCCTCCGCCCGCGCCGCCTCCTGCTCCCGGTTCCTGGAGCTGCCCGCGGGCGACGAGGCCGCGCTCAGGGACGCCGTGGCCACCGTGGGCCCCGTGGCCGTGGCCATCGACGCCACCCGGCCCAGCTTCTTCCTGTACCGCTCCG GGGTGTTTGACGACCCCCAGTGCTCGCAGGAGGTGAACCACGGCGTGCTGGTGGTGGGATACGGCTCCCTGGACAACAAGGAGTATTGGCTGGTGAAGAACAG cTGGGGCGTGCACTTCGGAGACGCGGGCTACATCCGCATGGCCCGCAACGCCTCCAACCTCTGCGGCATCGCCAGCTACGCCTCCTACCCGCTCATCTAG
- the RAB13 gene encoding ras-related protein Rab-13 isoform X3 — protein sequence MLGVAYKNVTSRCRCCDVTGAWRHSGGRGRRQAPPGGPGRSRWRRAVAGAMAKAYDHLFKLLLIGDSGVGKTCLVIRFAEDNFSSTYISTIGIDFKIRTVDIDGKKIKLQVWDTAGQERFKTITTAYYRGAVGIVLVYDITDEKSFENIQNWMKSIKENASAGVERLLLGNKCDMEGRRKVQRDAAEKLAREHGIRFFETSAKSSQNVEEAFRTLARDILHKSFRKAPPGSSSRALLEPGPPRKAGGRCSLG from the exons ATGTTGGGAGTGGCATATAAAAATGTGACGTCACGGTGCCGGTGTTGTGACGTCACTGGGGCGTGGCGTCAcagcggggggcggggccgcagGCAGGCCCCGCCCGGGGGGCCGGGCCGGTCCCGGTGGCGGCGGGCGGTGGCGGGGGCCATGGCCAAGGCCTACGACCACCTCTTCAAGCTGCTGCTGATCGGGGACAGCGGCGTGGGCAAGACTTGCCTCGTCATCCGCTTCGCCGAGGACAACTTCAGCAGCACCTACATCTCCACCATCG gGATCGATTTCAAGATCCGCACTGTGGATATCGATGGCAAGAAGATCAAGCTGCAGGTCTG GGACACGGCGGGACAGGAGCGCTTCAAAACCATCACCACGGCCTATTACCGCGGAGCCGTG GGCATCGTGCTGGTGTACGACATCACGGACGAGAAATCCTTCGAGAACATCCAGAACTGGATGAAAAGCATCAAGGAG aaCGCCTCGGCCGGGGTCGagcggctcctcctgggcaacAAGTGCGacatggaggggaggaggaaagtGCAGCGGGACGCGGCCGAGAAG CTGGCCAGGGAACACGGGATTCGCTTCTTCGAGACCAGCGCCAAGTCCAGCCAGAACGTGGAGGAG GCTTTCCGCACGCTGGCGCGGGACATCCTGCACAAATCCTTCCGCAAAGCC ccccccggcagcagcagcagggccctgctggagcCCGGCCCCCCCCGGAAGGCCGGCGGGAGGTGCTCGCTGGGGTAG